From the genome of Podospora pseudoanserina strain CBS 124.78 chromosome 7 map unlocalized CBS124.78p_7.2, whole genome shotgun sequence, one region includes:
- the CDC48 gene encoding AAA ATPase cdc48 (EggNog:ENOG503NWIH; COG:O) yields MAPEPSADHPEHKKKVNLMDASGAERKDEDDTATAILKKKKKPNQLMVTDAVNDDNSIIALSNNTMDTLQLFRGDTVLVRGKKRKDTVLIVLADDDLDDGSARINRVVRHNLRVKHGDMITIHPCPDIKYAKRIAVLPIADTVEGLTGSLFDVFLAPYFREAYRPVRQGDLFVVRGGMRAVEFKVVEVDPPEYGIVAQDTVIHCEGEPIQRDEEENNLNEVGYDDIGGCRKQMAQIREMVELPLRHPQLFKSIGIKPPRGVLLFGPPGTGKTLMARAVANETGAFFFLINGPEIMSKMAGESESNLRKAFEEAEKNSPAIIFIDEIDSIAPKRDKTNGEVERRVVSQLLTLMDGMKARSNVVVMAATNRPNSIDPALRRFGRFDREVDIGVPDPTGRLEILQIHTKNMKLGDDVDLEQIAAETHGYVGSDIAALCSEAAMQQIREKMDLIDLDEDTIDAEVLDSLGVTMENFRFALGVSNPSALREVAVVEVPNVRWEDIGGLETVKEELKESVQYPVDHPEKFLKFGMSPSRGVLFYGPPGTGKTMLAKAVANECAANFISVKGPELLSMWFGESESNIRDIFDKARAAAPCIVFLDELDSIAKARGGSVGDAGGASDRVVNQLLTEMDGMTSKKNVFVIGATNRPEQLDPALCRPGRLDSLIYVPLPDEAGRLSILTAQLRKTPVADDVDLNYIASKTHGFSGADLGFITQRAVKLAIREAISTEIQRTKEREANGEDVDMEGEEDPVPELTKRHFEEAMQMARRSVSDVEIRRYEAFAQQMKNAGPGAYFKFPEGGVEGAAGNGGAGNSFGDAGDDEGLYD; encoded by the exons ATGGCTCCCGAGCCTAGTGCCGATCACCCTGAgcacaagaagaaggtcaacCTCAT GGATGCCTCTGGTGCTGAGCGcaaggatgaagatgacaccgccaccgccattctcaagaagaagaagaagcccaacCAGCTGATGGTGACGGATGCCGTTAATGACGACAActccatcatcgccctctccaacaacaccatggaCACTCTCCAGCTGTTCCGTGGCGACACTGTCTTGGTTCGtggcaagaagagaaaggacaCTGTGTTGATCGTCCTtgccgacgacgacctcgatGATGGCAGTGCCCGCATCAACCGTGTTGTCCGTCACAACCTTAGGGTCAAGCACGGTGACATGATCACAATTCACCCATGCCCCGATATCAAATAT GCCAAGCGTATTGCCGTTCTCCCAATCGCCGACACCGTCGAGGGCCTTACCGGCTCTCTCTTTGACGTGTTCCTCGCTCCTTATTTCCGCGAAGCCTACCGCCCCGTCAGACAAGGTGACCTCTTCGTGGTACGCGGAGGCATGAGAGCGGTCGAGTTCAaggttgtcgaggttgaccCACCTGAGTACGGCATCGTCGCTCAAGATACGGTTATCCATTGCGAGGGCGAGCCCATTCAGcgtgatgaggaggagaacaaCCTCAACGAGGTTGGCTATGACGACATTGGTGGTTGCCGCAAGCAGATGGCTCAGATTCGTGAAATGGTCGAGCTGCCACTCCGCCACCCTCAGCTTTTCAAGTCGATTGGTATCAAGCCCCCACGTGGTGTGCTCCTTTTCGGACCTCCTGGTACCGGTAAGACACTCATGGCTCGTGCTGTTGCCAACGAGACGGgtgccttcttcttcctgatCAACGGTCCCGAGATTATGTCCAAGATGGCCGGTGAATCCGAGTCCAACTTGAGAAAGGCGTTCgaagaggctgagaagaACTCCccggccatcatcttcattgACGAGATCGATTCCATCGCCCCCAAGCGTGACAAGACCAACGGCGAGGTTGAGCGTCGCGTTGTCTCTCAGCTCTTGACCCTCATGGACGGCATGAAGGCCCGTTCCAACGTTGTGGTCATGGCCGCTACCAACAGACCCAACTCTATTGATCCTGCCCTCCGCCGCTTCGGTCGTTTCGATCGTGAGGTCGACATTGGTGTCCCTGACCCAACTGGCCGTCTTGAGATTCTCCAGATCCACACCAAGAACATGAAGCTTGGTGACGACGTTGATCTCGAGCAGATCGCTGCTGAGACTCACGGTTATGTCGGTTCCGATATTGCCGCCCTCTGTTCCGAGGCTGCCATGCAGCAGATTCGTGAGAAGATGGATCTCATTGATCTGGACGAGGATACCATCGATGCCGAGGTTCTCGACTCTCTTGGTGTGACCATGGAGAACTTCCGCTTCGCCCTTGGTGtgtccaacccctccgctCTTCGCGAGGTTGCCGTTGTCGAGGTTCCCAACGTCCGCTGGGAGGATATCGGTGGTCTCGAGAccgtcaaggaggagctcaaggagagtGTTCAGTATCCCGTCGATCACCCCGAGAAGTTCCTCAAGTTCGGCATGTCCCCATCCCGCGGTGTCCTGTTCTATGGTCCTCCTGGTACGGGTAAGACAATGTTGGCAAAGGCTGTTGCCAACGAGTGCGCTGCCAACTTCATCTCTGTCAAGGGTCCTGAGCTGCTTTCTATGTGGTTCGGTGAGTCTGAGAGCAACATTCGTGACATTTTCGACAAGGCTCGTGCCGCCGCTCCTTGCATTGTCTTCCTCGACGAGTTGGACTCTATTGCCAAGGCCCGTGGCGGTTccgttggtgatgctggcggTGCTTCCGACCGTGTCGTCAACCAGCTCCTTACTG AAATGGACGGCATGACCTCCAAGAAGAACGTCTTCGTCATTGGCGCTACCAACCGTCCCGAGCAGCTTGACCCTGCCCTGTGCCGTCCTGGTCGTCTCGACTCCCTCATCTATGTCCCTCTTCCCGATGAGGCTGGCCGTCTCAGCATCTTGACCGCTCAGCTCCGCAAGACTCCTGTCGCTGACGATGTCGACCTCAACTACATCGCTTCCAAGACCCACGGCTTCTCCGGTGCCGATCTTGGTTTCATCACGCAGCGCGCTGTCAAGCTTGCCATCAGGGAGGCCATCTCCACCGAGATCCAGCGCACCAAGGAGCGCGAGGCTAACGGTGAGGATGTCGAtatggagggcgaggaggacccCGTTCCTGAACTCACCAAGCGCCACTTCGAGGAGGCCATGCAGATGGCTCGCCGTTCCGTCAGTGATGTCGAGATTCGTCGCTATGAGGCCTTTGCCCAGCAAATGAAGAACGCCGGTCCAGGCGCCTACTTCAAGTTCcccgagggtggtgttgagggtgctGCCGGCAacggtggtgctggcaacTCGTtcggtgatgctggtgatgatgagggtcTCTATGACTAA
- a CDS encoding uncharacterized protein (EggNog:ENOG503P5MM): MSNNNNNPSTPVKIPPSAAGYTPATLDPELRSSINGTLIKEGHVAKIQEILLHTLHANPTNWPTLVENHARDLLRSGEVTTFPVLLKRVMDDIRHDTALAPSNRAANGTPGQGEEVNVNGKNVNVNGNGIKVGGGGRGENGNSLALPQQVVEDALRVTREALEGVVEIEEGNP, translated from the exons atgtccaacaacaacaacaacccctccacgcCCGTAAAAATCCCCCCTTCGGCAGCTGGCTACACACCCGCCACCCTCGACCCCGAACTCCGCTCGTCAATCAACGGGACCTTGATCAAAGAGGGTCATGTCGCCAA AATCCAAgaaatcctcctccacaccctccacgcaaacccaaccaactGGCCCACCCTCGTCGAGAACCACGCCCGGGATTTGTTGCGGTCGGGCGAGGTGACCACCTTTCCAGTCTTGCtgaagagggtgatggatgatATTAGGCATGATACCGCTCTTGCTCCGAGCAACAGAGCAGCGAATGGGACGCcggggcagggggaggaggtgaacgTTAATGGGAAGAATGTAAATGTTAATGGGAATGGGATCaaggttggcggtgggggaaggggggaaaatgGTAATAGTTTGGCGTTGCCGCagcaggtggtggaggatgcgtTGAGGGTTACgagggaggcgttggagggggtggtggagattgaggaggggaatcCTTAG
- the hmt1 gene encoding ATP-binding cassette-type vacuolar membrane transporter Hmt1 (EggNog:ENOG503NV8N; COG:Q), producing MDALLQTSGPEHDGQQYVKAFAQVTYETTQKCYPVVLLLAFIISAGIHSIAKSRTEEELLIPTATGPGGKPLPITKRKREHRDQQSLYSTDGCNGGISIQVFRCLVGALILSFAANAAATALHVWQSSKVGGELWWCGEERVVYVVGAAFLYIYVLITLFDWDDSPTPVHSIIWVLGLFGEAIILLSFVCTLATGKYVLDGEEMGALRENPLGFWDLTDLGIGGVRLLIVVFLVSMYALVASKRRLEERRLLDEEANRSDSDETSPLLSHSGTATPYNRGRSRQNSDYGGTRNVNKNANNDPEGGYQQCEDNAAFYRPDKLPHKTWFEYCRGYSIFFPYLWPSNSTKLKLIVLLCFLLEVSQRVVNIMVPEQIKTVTDTLAKNFDHPNTGTGAKIAAGLTGIFSFSGGEDNGENPGNTGAPWFDLGLFIALKLLQGPSGLLGSARSILWIPVSQHTYRALTTAAFEHVHSLSLDFHLGKRTGEVLSALNKGASINQFLEQVTFQVVPMLVDLLLAIGWFYFRYGAMYALFVSIITFYYLYLTIRMAATRSDQRRDMVNADREEEAVKNDSITSYETVKYFNAEQHEFARYRNAIVNFQTAEAKVTWGINHMNMCQSIVFMCGLLVVLLTCGYEVSQGTRTVGEFTSLVTYLAQLQGPLNFFGSFYRTIQQAMISGERLLELFKIQPTVVDGPGAVPLQESTGHIKWENVGFSYDNRRTALHDLSFECKPGTTTAFVGESGGGKSTVFRLMFRYYNPKAGRLLIEGQDVQDLTIDSVRRAIGVVPQDTILFNETLMYNLRYANPSASDEEIYEACRAAAIHDRIMSFPDGYNTKVGERGLRLSGGEKQRVAIARTILKNPKIIMLDEATSALDGETEQKIQSKLISGKFGQGRTLLIIAHRLSTITHADQIIVLHAGTMVEKGTHEELLALNGRYAAMWEKHCRAERAAEHARDATRKAKKLMGYANISRPSGANGYDSMLSSAILPTAMNSPTLAPKHDDSRSISSNDSHHSGSGSDGTLQEEDDEQPEKLQPNGVKQDEERRPLLYSFPSGTTAGRSTDAPDRV from the exons ATGGACGCGCTGCTCCAAACCAGCGGTCCGGAGCATGATGGCCAACAATATGTCAAAGCCTTTGCCCAGGTGACATACGAAACGACTCAGAAATGCTATCCGGTCGTGCTGCTTCTCGCCTTTATTATCTCGGCCGGCATCCATAGCATCGCCAAATCGAGGACTGAGGAAGAACTCCTGATTCCGACAGCCACAGGTCCAGGCGGCAAGCCGCTGCCCATTACGAAGCGAAAACGGGAGCACCGAGATCAGCAATCGTTATATTCCACCGACGGCTGCAACGGAGGCATCTCAATCCAGGTTTTTCGGTGTTTGGTGGGCGCCTTGATTTTGTCGTTTGCTGCCAATGCGGCTGCAACTGCCCTGCATGTCTGGCAATCCAGcaaggttggaggagagctgtggtggtgtggggaggagagagtt GTCTACGTCGTGGGCGCGGCGTTTTTATACATTTACGTTTTAATCACCCTCTTTGACTGGGATGACAGCCCGACGCCAGTGCATTCGATAATATGGGTGCTTGGTCTTTTTGGGGAAGCCATTATCCTTTTATCGTTTGTCTGCACCCTCGCCACTGGGAAATATGTCTTGGACGGCGAGGAGATGGGGGCTCTCCGAGAAAACCCACTGGGTTTCTGGGACTTGACAGATCTGGGCATTGGAGGTGTCCGGCTGCTCATTGTTGTGTTTTTGGTCAGCATGTACGCCCTCGTCGCATCAAAAAGACGCCTGGAAGAACGGCGGCTTTTGGACGAAGAGGCGAACCGGTCGGACTCGGATGAAACGAGCCCGCTTCTTTCGCACAGCGGAACCGCAACACCTTACAACCGTGGACGATCAAGACAAAACTCGGATTATGGAGGCACCCGCAATGTCAACAAAAATGCCAACAACGATCCTGAAGGCGGTTACCAGCAATGCGAGGACAATGCTGCCTTTTACCGACCCGACAAACTGCCGCATAAAACCTGGTTCGAATATTGCCGTGGATACTCGATCTTCTTCCCCTATCTCTGGCCCAGCAATTCgaccaagctcaagctcatcGTCTTGTTGTGTTTTCTGCTGGAGGTCTCGCAGCGTGTCGTCAATATCATGGTCCCCGAACAGATCAAGACTGTGACAGATACCCTTGCCAAGAATTTCGaccaccccaacaccggAACAGGTGCCAAAATTGCCGCTGGCTTGACGGGAATCTTCAGCTTCTCTGGCGGCGAAGATAACGGTGAAAACCCTGGCAATACTGGGGCTCCGTGGTTTGATCTTGGGCTCTTCATTGCGCTCAAGCTTCTCCAAGGCCCATCCGGATTGCTGGGATCAGCCCGCTCCATTCTTTGGATTCCCGTATCTCAGCACACCTACCGCGCCCTCACGACAGCAGCTTTCGAACATGTTCACTCCCTGTCTCTGGATTTCCACTTGGGAAAGCGCACTGGTGAAGTGCTCTCTGCTCTTAACAAGGGTGCCTCGATCAACCAGTTCTTGGAACAGGTCACCTTCCAGGTTGTGCCAATGTTGGTCGATCTTTTGCTCGCCATCGGCTGGTTTTACTTCCGGTACGGAGCGATGTATGCACTTTTTGTGTCCATCATCACGTTTTACTATCTCTACTTGACCATTCGCATGGCTGCCACTAGATCTGATCAACGACGCGACATGGTCAATGCCGACcgcgaggaagaggctgtcAAAAACGACTCGATCACATCATACGAGACGGTCAAATACTTCAACGCCGAGCAGCACGAATTTGCGCGGTATCGCAATGCCATTGTCAATTTCCAGACGGCAGAGGCCAAGGTTACATGGGGCATCAATCATATGAACATGTGCCAGTCGATTGTGTTCATGTGCGGTTTGCTGGTTGTCCTCTTAACCTGTGGCTATGAAGTATCTCAGGGGACACGCACTGTCGGTGAATTCACGTCCTTGGTCACGTATCTCGCCCAGCTGCAAGGCCCGCTCAACTTCTTTGGCTCGTTCTACCGTACGATTCAGCAGGCCATGATCTCGGGTGAGAGACTGCTTGAATTGTTCAAGATCCAGCCTACTGTGGTTGACGGCCCCGGGGCAGTCCCCCTGCAGGAGAGCACCGGCCATATCAAGTGGGAGAACGTTGGCTTTTCATACGACAACCGCAGAACCGCCCTTCACGATCTGTCATTTGAGTGCAAGCCCGGCACGACCACCGCTTTTGTGGGAGAGTCTGGCGGAGGCAAGTCGACTGTCTTCCGGCTCATGTTCCGGTATTACAACCCCAAAGCCGGAAGACTTTTGATCGAAGGCCAGGATGTTCAAGACCTCACCATTGACTCGGTGCGCCGCGCCATTGGTGTTGTTCCTCAGGACACGATCCTCTTCAACGAGACGCTCATGTACAACCTCCGCTATGCCAACCCCAGCGCATCCGACGAAGAGATCTATGAGGCGTGCCGGGCTGCTGCCATTCACGACCGCATCATGAGCTTCCCTGATGGCTACAACACTAAGGTGGGAGAGCGAGGCCTCCGGCTCAGCGGTGGCGAGAAGCAACGCGTGGCGATTGCGCGAACAATTCTCAAGAACCCCAAGATCATCATGCTGGATGAGGCGACGTCGGCACTTGATGGAGAAACAGAGCAAAAGATCCAGTCGAAGCTGATTAGTGGCAAGTTCGGACAAGGCCGCACCTTGTTGATTATTGC TCACCGACTGTCGACCATCACTCACGCAGACCAGATCATTGTTCTCCATGCCGGCACCATGGTGGAGAAGGGCACTCACGAGGAGCTTCTGGCCCTCAACGGTCGCTACGCCGCTATGTGGGAAAAGCACTGCCGCGCCGAACGTGCGGCCGAACATGCTCGTGACGCAACACGGAAAGCCAAGAAGCTCATGGGCTATGCAAACATTTCTAGGCCCAGCGGTGCGAATGGCTACGATAGCATGTTGTCATCCGCCATCCTGCCTACGGCCATGAACAGCCCTACGCTCGCACCGAAGCATGACGACAGCCGCTCCATCAGCTCGAATGATAGCCATCATTCTGGCAGTGGCTCTGATGGCACGCttcaagaggaggacgatgagcaGCCGGAAAAGTTGCAGCCCAACGGGGTGAAGCAAGACGAGGAGCGTAGGCCGCTTCTGTACTCGTTCCCCTCGGGCACCACCGCTGGCCGCTCGACGGATGCCCCGGACCGTGTTTGA